Proteins encoded in a region of the Natronorubrum halophilum genome:
- a CDS encoding 50S ribosomal protein L16: MSDKPASMYRAIDKPSYTRREYITGIPGSKIAQHKMGDISADPDEYPIQISLITEEEVQLRHGSLEASRLSANRHMLKNAGEGNYKMILRKFPHQVIRENKQATGAGADRVSDGMRQSFGKIVGTAARMNAGERIFTIWCDVDDAEFAKDALRRAYNKISPPCRVVIERGEEQLIA, encoded by the coding sequence ATGTCAGACAAACCCGCCTCAATGTACCGGGCTATCGATAAGCCATCGTACACGCGCCGCGAATACATCACTGGAATCCCCGGTTCGAAGATCGCACAGCACAAGATGGGCGACATCAGCGCCGATCCTGACGAGTACCCCATCCAGATCAGTCTGATCACCGAAGAAGAGGTTCAGCTCCGCCACGGGAGCCTCGAGGCATCGCGTCTCTCGGCTAACCGTCACATGCTTAAAAACGCCGGCGAGGGCAACTACAAGATGATTCTTCGGAAGTTCCCCCACCAGGTCATCCGAGAGAACAAGCAGGCGACGGGTGCGGGTGCGGACCGTGTTTCCGACGGAATGCGCCAGTCCTTCGGGAAGATCGTCGGTACCGCCGCGCGAATGAACGCCGGCGAGCGCATCTTCACGATCTGGTGTGACGTCGACGACGCTGAGTTCGCCAAGGACGCGCTCCGCCGCGCCTACAACAAGATCTCGCCGCCGTGTCGCGTCGTCATCGAGCGGGGCGAAGAGCAGCTGATCGCGTAA
- a CDS encoding MarR family transcriptional regulator, whose product MMEQTHATNEISQLPTELESPQGKLVYLYLEAAGSATVDELGQILSMKKIAILSVLNSLSSQDLVEKRGSEYVPSN is encoded by the coding sequence ATGATGGAACAGACCCACGCCACCAACGAGATCAGCCAGCTTCCGACCGAACTCGAGTCCCCGCAGGGGAAACTCGTGTACCTCTACCTCGAGGCGGCCGGGAGCGCGACGGTCGACGAACTCGGACAGATACTCTCGATGAAGAAGATCGCGATCCTGAGCGTCCTCAACTCCCTCTCGAGTCAGGACCTCGTCGAGAAGCGCGGTAGCGAGTACGTGCCGAGCAACTGA